From the Oryza glaberrima chromosome 5, OglaRS2, whole genome shotgun sequence genome, one window contains:
- the LOC127775030 gene encoding uncharacterized protein LOC127775030 isoform X1 — MGSCQMKAQDMVSRSSCSKNKVFGSLPVDSIPEIDPSYRLFLEHLREDGNGYVLDAPRGDHGSPVFLRYAQDHASNGYANAKSGTNITKSSLRRSHCNQNSEGPGVTSDKAGSANAGHCFSLGTSFAMQTSEIDESYATFLRLLKIKNGLMVIEPEPGVTIVYGQAEETLVGYDELRIATSTNGRDSLMTAFENMGEENAMNTDGDGLGKINNSASEREMDGLALENMGGQDLVCIDEHGLPPCTELSDLNVCGDEQGEPLALSCGIPSTFDEKLNDVLSKPYDLNEYKELLRKATDRKLVSRQRHLRNASKPYATRAVGLSFLDHYPDLAIQIDSADSDERKLCLLRKFFFWLENLCHEGAYMPWIDKPLACNPIDADDYETDDPTAIEIIQDGD; from the exons ATG GGGAGTTGCCAGATGAAGGCCCAGGACATGGTGAGCAGATCATCATGCAGCAAGAACAAAGTGTTTGGTAGTCTACCTGTTGATAGTATCCCAGAAATAGATCCAAGTTACAGGCTTTTCTTGGAACATCTGAGGGAAGATGGGAACGGCTATGTACTTGATGCGCCGAGAGGGGACCATGGCTCGCCTGTTTTTCTAAGATATGCACAAGATCATGCATCCAATGGATATGCTAATGCCAAATCCGGCACAAATATCACAAAAAGTTCATTGCGTAGAAGCCATTGTAATCAAAACAGCGAGGGACCAGGTGTAACATCAGACAAGGCTGGCAGTGCAAATGCGGGGCATTGTTTTTCACTAGGTACATCATTTGCGATGCAGACGTCAGAAATCGATGAATCATATGCTACATTTCTGAGACTTCTGAAGATCAAGAATGGTCTCATGGTTATTGAGCCAGAACCAGGTGTTACCATTGTATATGGGCAAGCAGAGGAGACACTGGTTGGATATGATGAATTGAGAATAGCCACTTCCACAAATGGAAGAGATTCTTTGATGACTGCATTTGAAAACATGGGTGAAGAGAATGCTATGAATACTGATGGAGATGGGCTTGGGAAGATCAATAATTCTGCATCTGAACGTGAAATGGATGGCCTTGCTTTAGAGAACATGGGTGGTCAGGATCTAGTCTGCATAGATGAGCATGGACTTCCACCTTGTACTGAACTTTCTGATTTGAAT GTATGCGGAGATGAACAAGGAGAACCTCTTGCTCTTAGTTGTGGCATTCCCTCTACATTTGATGAAAAACTTAATGATGTTTTAAGTAAGCCGTATGACCTAAATGAATATAAAGAGCTTTTGAGAAAAGCTACAGATCGGAAGCTTGTCAGTAGACAGAGACACTTGCGAAATGCATCCAAGCCCTATGCCACAAGGGCAGTTGGGTTGTCATTTCTTGATCACTACCCAG ATCTAGCCATACAAATAGATTCTGCTGACTCTGATGAGAGAAAACTTTGCCTCCTGCGAAAATTCTTCTTCTGGTTGGAG AACCTGTGCCACGAGGGGGCCTACATGCCATGGATCGACAAGCCACTAGCTTGCAATCCGATCGACGCAGACGACTACGAAACGGATGACCCGACGGCCATTGAGATTATCCAAGACGGAGACTGA
- the LOC127775030 gene encoding uncharacterized protein LOC127775030 isoform X2 — protein MKAQDMVSRSSCSKNKVFGSLPVDSIPEIDPSYRLFLEHLREDGNGYVLDAPRGDHGSPVFLRYAQDHASNGYANAKSGTNITKSSLRRSHCNQNSEGPGVTSDKAGSANAGHCFSLGTSFAMQTSEIDESYATFLRLLKIKNGLMVIEPEPGVTIVYGQAEETLVGYDELRIATSTNGRDSLMTAFENMGEENAMNTDGDGLGKINNSASEREMDGLALENMGGQDLVCIDEHGLPPCTELSDLNVCGDEQGEPLALSCGIPSTFDEKLNDVLSKPYDLNEYKELLRKATDRKLVSRQRHLRNASKPYATRAVGLSFLDHYPDLAIQIDSADSDERKLCLLRKFFFWLENLCHEGAYMPWIDKPLACNPIDADDYETDDPTAIEIIQDGD, from the exons ATGAAGGCCCAGGACATGGTGAGCAGATCATCATGCAGCAAGAACAAAGTGTTTGGTAGTCTACCTGTTGATAGTATCCCAGAAATAGATCCAAGTTACAGGCTTTTCTTGGAACATCTGAGGGAAGATGGGAACGGCTATGTACTTGATGCGCCGAGAGGGGACCATGGCTCGCCTGTTTTTCTAAGATATGCACAAGATCATGCATCCAATGGATATGCTAATGCCAAATCCGGCACAAATATCACAAAAAGTTCATTGCGTAGAAGCCATTGTAATCAAAACAGCGAGGGACCAGGTGTAACATCAGACAAGGCTGGCAGTGCAAATGCGGGGCATTGTTTTTCACTAGGTACATCATTTGCGATGCAGACGTCAGAAATCGATGAATCATATGCTACATTTCTGAGACTTCTGAAGATCAAGAATGGTCTCATGGTTATTGAGCCAGAACCAGGTGTTACCATTGTATATGGGCAAGCAGAGGAGACACTGGTTGGATATGATGAATTGAGAATAGCCACTTCCACAAATGGAAGAGATTCTTTGATGACTGCATTTGAAAACATGGGTGAAGAGAATGCTATGAATACTGATGGAGATGGGCTTGGGAAGATCAATAATTCTGCATCTGAACGTGAAATGGATGGCCTTGCTTTAGAGAACATGGGTGGTCAGGATCTAGTCTGCATAGATGAGCATGGACTTCCACCTTGTACTGAACTTTCTGATTTGAAT GTATGCGGAGATGAACAAGGAGAACCTCTTGCTCTTAGTTGTGGCATTCCCTCTACATTTGATGAAAAACTTAATGATGTTTTAAGTAAGCCGTATGACCTAAATGAATATAAAGAGCTTTTGAGAAAAGCTACAGATCGGAAGCTTGTCAGTAGACAGAGACACTTGCGAAATGCATCCAAGCCCTATGCCACAAGGGCAGTTGGGTTGTCATTTCTTGATCACTACCCAG ATCTAGCCATACAAATAGATTCTGCTGACTCTGATGAGAGAAAACTTTGCCTCCTGCGAAAATTCTTCTTCTGGTTGGAG AACCTGTGCCACGAGGGGGCCTACATGCCATGGATCGACAAGCCACTAGCTTGCAATCCGATCGACGCAGACGACTACGAAACGGATGACCCGACGGCCATTGAGATTATCCAAGACGGAGACTGA